The following are encoded in a window of Sminthopsis crassicaudata isolate SCR6 chromosome 3, ASM4859323v1, whole genome shotgun sequence genomic DNA:
- the FAM162A gene encoding protein FAM162A, whose product MGSLRGLCLAAANCLKLCEREVFPSLQLGRKGDLKMMKGFCTKPQENSKPSSKEFYKPRVPLHKPTAWEKKLIIWSGRFKKEEEIPETISFELLDAAKNRVRVKVSYIMIALTIIGCIVMIFQGKQAAKRHETLTSLNLEKKARLRREAEEALESKTD is encoded by the exons caAACTGCCTGAAATTGTGTGAAAGAGaagttttcccttctctccaactAGGCAGAAAAGGAGATTTGAAGATGATGAAAGGATTTTGTACAAAACCACAGGAAAATTCAAAACCCTCATCTAAAG AGTTTTATAAACCTAGAGTGCCATTACATAAACCCACTGCCTGGGAAAAGAAGTTAATCATCTGGTCAGGCCgtttcaaaaaagaagaagaaatcccAGAGACGATCTC GTTTGAGTTACTTGATGCTGCCAAGAACAGGGTCCGAGTCAAGGTCAGCTACATCATGATTGCCCTGACTATAATAGGATGTATAGTTATGATTTTTCAGGGAAAACAG GCTGCCAAAAGACATGAGACCTTGACGAGCCTGAACTTAGAAAAGAAAGCTCGTTTGAGAAGGGAAGCGGAAGAAGCCCTGGAGTCCAAAACTGATTAG